One window from the genome of Planktothrix serta PCC 8927 encodes:
- a CDS encoding CPBP family intramembrane glutamic endopeptidase — MNSTSLSKTKIAILAAFIYTAVMGFGMFYMKTFKGIFYGTPDMMNVFWFVMIIVNIINVFFVIRYFSWQEVGFRKLNTRQLLWFVPSLSVLIAMWVVFLSALASASLNAAQWQLLALVGFTTFLVGLGEETMYRGIVLNAFLTTNRVRWAMLVSAIAFSLLHSVNVFGGSLPLEMMVQLVFTFLFGFLFAPLMIKFNNIWPLIIFHWLWDFVLFAANLVDASNVSLLSYINTPVAIVVGTILWIRIHKEQYGVVKPSSMIS, encoded by the coding sequence ATGAATTCAACATCACTCTCCAAAACCAAAATAGCCATCTTAGCTGCATTTATCTACACGGCTGTCATGGGTTTCGGTATGTTCTACATGAAAACCTTCAAGGGCATCTTCTATGGCACTCCCGACATGATGAATGTGTTCTGGTTCGTCATGATTATTGTTAATATCATCAATGTTTTCTTTGTCATCCGCTATTTTAGCTGGCAAGAGGTTGGATTTCGCAAACTCAACACCAGACAACTCCTCTGGTTTGTCCCCTCACTGTCGGTATTGATCGCTATGTGGGTCGTGTTTCTGTCCGCTTTGGCTTCAGCCTCTCTCAATGCAGCGCAGTGGCAGTTGTTGGCCCTGGTGGGCTTCACAACCTTTTTGGTAGGTCTTGGTGAGGAGACTATGTATCGGGGCATCGTTTTAAACGCATTTTTGACCACAAACCGAGTCCGTTGGGCAATGCTAGTCAGTGCGATCGCATTTTCGCTACTGCATTCTGTGAATGTTTTTGGTGGTTCGCTTCCGTTAGAAATGATGGTGCAGCTAGTTTTCACCTTTCTGTTTGGGTTCTTATTTGCACCACTCATGATCAAGTTCAATAATATTTGGCCGTTAATTATTTTTCACTGGCTATGGGATTTTGTTCTGTTTGCTGCTAACCTTGTGGACGCATCTAATGTTTCTCTGCTTTCCTACATTAATACTCCCGTTGCAATTGTTGTTGGTACAATTTTGTGGATTCGCATTCATAAAGAACAATATGGGGTCGTCAAACCATCTTCGATGATATCTTAA
- a CDS encoding ArsC/Spx/MgsR family protein encodes MTTVIFYEKPGCINNTKQKALLQAAGHTVEAYNLLTQSWTVETLRPFFGDLPVVEWFNYTAPQIKSGKIVPAQLDAETALNLMIDDPLLIRRPLLQVGTHRKVGFDSDKIAAWIGLEAADQSQQIVRDQLIQQDLQTCANSNQSHSIPCASNET; translated from the coding sequence ATGACTACTGTTATCTTCTATGAAAAACCGGGCTGCATCAACAACACCAAGCAAAAAGCCTTATTGCAAGCGGCAGGACATACCGTTGAAGCTTATAATTTATTAACTCAATCTTGGACAGTTGAAACCCTGCGTCCATTTTTTGGGGATTTGCCCGTTGTAGAATGGTTTAATTACACCGCACCTCAAATTAAATCAGGGAAGATTGTTCCTGCCCAATTAGACGCAGAAACAGCCTTGAATTTGATGATTGATGACCCTCTATTGATTCGTCGTCCGCTTCTGCAAGTTGGGACTCATAGGAAAGTTGGCTTTGACAGTGACAAAATAGCAGCTTGGATAGGGTTAGAAGCAGCCGATCAATCTCAGCAGATTGTTCGAGATCAGTTGATTCAGCAAGATCTACAGACCTGTGCTAACAGCAATCAGTCCCATTCTATCCCTTGTGCTTCTAACGAAACATAG
- a CDS encoding HEAT repeat domain-containing protein, which yields MVWGNLVIMLIVGVVVGVGIAYLWFQKQISQQKQSIEGRIRQEREEQEKSHQIRQQQTIQQLQQEHQNQLQQVRQTVETEYIAEREQMGIQLQEKDTQIQQVSQSLAESEIQQQQLTEQLQQSEAQITELNQILTQYQTMLEQVTAELEASQAQVQASSQSLGEQEVQSPILIEESTPVIELTLTLPETPEETPVIEEEVTEQQLTVIEVEPPIVSEEILGSTVAESPTVSEIITESTIAESPTVSEIITESTIAESPTVLEAITDSTIAESPTVSEIITESTIAESPTVSEIITDPAILNSEKITLPPIKATSEEQLIEQILTIGTSGNLGAINTLTGYLQNPNPQVRYSVAATLGKITASRRLSREVQQTIPILTRLSQDLDPSVRQQAIIALGNIPSQQVIPILQKALRDTQSSVAQSASLALNKFKVYRVRPKSQPKSLMLRKPNISSNPQ from the coding sequence ATGGTTTGGGGCAATTTAGTGATTATGTTAATCGTTGGAGTCGTGGTTGGGGTGGGAATTGCCTACCTGTGGTTTCAAAAACAGATTTCCCAGCAAAAACAAAGTATAGAGGGAAGAATTCGTCAAGAACGGGAGGAACAGGAAAAATCACATCAGATTCGTCAACAACAAACCATTCAACAGTTACAACAGGAACATCAAAATCAACTTCAGCAAGTTAGACAAACGGTAGAAACTGAATATATCGCTGAACGGGAACAGATGGGTATACAGTTACAGGAGAAAGATACTCAAATTCAACAGGTGAGTCAATCCCTGGCTGAATCTGAAATTCAACAACAACAACTCACGGAACAGTTACAACAAAGTGAAGCTCAAATTACAGAACTGAATCAAATTTTGACTCAGTATCAAACTATGCTGGAACAAGTGACTGCTGAATTAGAAGCCAGTCAAGCACAGGTTCAAGCATCAAGTCAGTCTTTGGGTGAGCAGGAGGTTCAATCTCCTATTTTGATAGAAGAATCAACTCCAGTAATTGAACTCACTCTAACTTTACCGGAAACACCAGAGGAAACACCCGTTATTGAGGAGGAAGTTACAGAACAACAACTCACTGTAATTGAAGTAGAACCCCCAATTGTTTCAGAAGAAATTCTTGGGTCTACAGTTGCCGAATCTCCAACGGTTTCAGAAATTATTACTGAGTCTACAATTGCCGAATCACCGACGGTTTCAGAAATTATTACTGAGTCTACAATTGCCGAATCTCCAACAGTTTTAGAAGCAATTACTGATTCTACAATTGCCGAATCTCCAACGGTTTCAGAAATTATTACTGAGTCTACAATTGCCGAATCACCGACAGTTTCAGAAATTATTACTGACCCGGCTATTTTGAATTCAGAAAAAATCACATTACCTCCAATAAAAGCAACGTCAGAGGAACAATTAATTGAGCAAATTCTGACCATTGGAACATCGGGAAACTTAGGAGCAATTAACACCTTAACAGGATATCTTCAAAATCCTAATCCTCAAGTGCGTTATTCTGTTGCAGCAACATTAGGAAAAATTACTGCTTCTCGTCGTCTAAGTCGGGAAGTGCAACAAACGATTCCTATTTTGACTCGTTTGAGTCAAGATCTTGATCCGAGTGTTCGTCAGCAAGCGATTATTGCATTAGGGAATATTCCCTCTCAGCAAGTGATTCCAATTTTACAAAAAGCATTACGAGATACTCAAAGTTCAGTTGCACAATCCGCTAGTCTAGCATTAAATAAATTCAAAGTTTATCGTGTGCGTCCTAAATCTCAACCGAAATCTCTAATGTTGAGAAAACCGAATATATCTAGCAATCCTCAATAG
- a CDS encoding NC domain-containing protein: MATSIYYIPIEESLGIAKHYFISSDGTFKNSIGWGPNGVEYKGKGVELTPEQEQRILDYPQLFGEYNIHRNNCEMFAWYVITGQRYSGQIKDKIHTAIGALTVSFVQPVLTVRSYESYQLKHAIINKLNEDLESTRKEKLKQQQKERDEFWRKRDAGEL; encoded by the coding sequence ATGGCTACTTCTATCTATTATATTCCTATTGAGGAATCATTAGGGATTGCTAAACATTATTTTATTTCCTCCGATGGCACCTTTAAAAATTCAATTGGTTGGGGGCCTAATGGTGTTGAATATAAAGGTAAAGGAGTTGAATTAACCCCTGAACAAGAACAACGGATTTTAGACTATCCTCAGTTATTTGGAGAGTATAATATTCATCGGAATAATTGTGAAATGTTTGCTTGGTATGTGATTACAGGTCAACGATATTCGGGACAAATTAAAGACAAAATTCATACTGCAATTGGAGCTTTAACTGTTTCTTTCGTTCAGCCTGTTTTAACTGTCCGCAGTTATGAAAGTTATCAGTTAAAGCACGCTATTATTAACAAGTTAAATGAAGATTTAGAAAGCACTAGAAAAGAAAAGCTGAAACAACAGCAAAAAGAACGTGATGAATTTTGGAGAAAACGAGATGCAGGTGAATTGTAG
- the hypE gene encoding hydrogenase expression/formation protein HypE: protein MTSDPDFSLTCPIPIQQYPHILLAHGGGGKLMRQLIDQMFLPTFGHPNQVEHDAATLQLNGNKIAFTTDSYVVNPLFFPGGDIGSMAVHGTVNDLAMAGARPLYLSVGFILEEGLPIQTLWEIILSMKQAAEKAQVKIVTGDTKVVDKGKGDGIFINTSGIGIIEHNLTINPLSVQPGDAVIINGDLGRHGIAIMAVREGLEFETTIESDSAPVADVVLELLEAGIEIHCLRDLTRGGLASTLNEIATAAKVEIEIQETAINVLEEVKGACEILGFDPLYVANEGRFAVFVPEKDIEKTLSILQAKIPQASLIGCVKQTSTPLVTMQSTIGAKRIIDMLSGEQLPRIC from the coding sequence ATGACCTCTGATCCAGATTTTAGTTTAACTTGTCCCATTCCGATTCAACAATACCCTCATATTTTACTCGCTCATGGCGGTGGGGGTAAACTCATGCGTCAATTAATTGATCAGATGTTTTTACCCACTTTTGGGCATCCAAATCAAGTTGAACATGATGCAGCTACCTTACAATTAAATGGAAATAAAATAGCGTTTACAACGGATTCTTATGTCGTTAATCCCCTATTTTTTCCTGGGGGAGATATTGGTTCAATGGCTGTTCATGGAACCGTTAATGATTTAGCAATGGCGGGGGCTCGTCCTTTATATTTAAGTGTGGGTTTTATTTTAGAAGAAGGTTTACCGATTCAAACCTTATGGGAAATTATTCTATCGATGAAACAAGCTGCCGAAAAAGCTCAGGTTAAAATCGTTACTGGAGATACTAAAGTTGTTGATAAAGGCAAGGGAGATGGGATTTTTATTAATACATCGGGTATCGGAATCATTGAACATAATTTAACCATTAATCCCTTATCCGTTCAACCGGGAGATGCGGTTATTATTAATGGGGATTTGGGGCGACATGGGATTGCAATTATGGCGGTGCGGGAAGGATTAGAATTTGAAACAACAATAGAAAGTGATTCTGCACCTGTGGCGGATGTGGTTTTAGAGTTATTAGAGGCGGGAATAGAAATTCACTGTTTACGAGATTTAACACGAGGCGGTTTAGCAAGTACGTTAAATGAAATTGCTACTGCTGCTAAAGTTGAAATTGAAATTCAAGAAACAGCTATTAATGTATTAGAAGAAGTCAAAGGAGCGTGTGAAATTTTAGGATTTGACCCCCTTTATGTTGCTAATGAAGGGCGGTTTGCGGTGTTTGTTCCTGAGAAAGATATTGAAAAAACTTTATCGATTTTACAGGCAAAAATACCCCAAGCAAGTTTAATTGGTTGCGTTAAACAAACGTCAACCCCTTTAGTTACAATGCAGAGTACAATTGGGGCTAAACGAATTATTGATATGTTGAGTGGAGAACAGTTACCTCGGATTTGTTAG
- a CDS encoding 5-(carboxyamino)imidazole ribonucleotide synthase encodes MNTLSTPTIQPQTLTKIGVIGGGQLAWMMGMEAASLGVSLFVQTPHTTDPAVAFASETILAAIDDATATAKLATRCDVITFENEFVDLNALSKLAEQGACFRPRLQALSLLLDKYDQLSYLEKIGLPVPAFQLLTAENNQTIDHNLGYPVVLKACRYGYDGQGTFIIKNPEELSQTWAKFNYPPMLLQKFVPFERELAVIAARSVTGEVVVYPIVETVQKNQVCHRVIVPANINKTLSEQIEAIAKTLLNSLQVIGVFGIELFLTSEGELLVNEIAPRTHNSGHFSLDACETSQFKQHLRAVSGLPLGNTALNCSGAVMVNLLGFETANSDYSQKRQKIAEIPNTFIRWYGKTASRPGRKLGHVTVLIHTENDQNIEQEAKTIADKIESFWYS; translated from the coding sequence ATGAACACCCTATCAACTCCCACAATTCAACCGCAAACCCTGACAAAAATTGGTGTCATTGGAGGGGGACAACTCGCTTGGATGATGGGAATGGAAGCCGCATCTTTAGGGGTTTCTTTATTTGTTCAAACCCCCCACACCACTGACCCTGCTGTTGCTTTTGCATCCGAAACAATTTTAGCCGCTATTGATGACGCAACAGCCACCGCAAAATTAGCGACTCGTTGCGATGTTATTACTTTTGAAAATGAATTTGTTGATTTAAACGCCTTATCTAAACTCGCAGAACAGGGGGCTTGTTTTCGTCCTCGCTTACAAGCTTTATCCTTATTATTAGATAAATATGATCAATTGAGTTATTTAGAAAAAATCGGTTTACCTGTCCCTGCTTTTCAACTGTTAACGGCTGAAAACAATCAAACAATTGATCATAATCTCGGTTATCCTGTTGTTTTAAAAGCCTGTCGTTATGGATACGATGGACAGGGAACCTTTATAATTAAAAATCCAGAGGAATTATCTCAAACATGGGCAAAATTCAACTATCCTCCGATGTTATTACAAAAATTTGTTCCCTTTGAACGGGAATTAGCGGTTATTGCGGCGCGTTCTGTTACCGGAGAGGTGGTCGTTTATCCAATAGTTGAAACGGTGCAGAAAAACCAAGTTTGTCATCGGGTTATCGTCCCTGCTAATATTAATAAAACTCTATCCGAACAGATAGAAGCGATCGCAAAAACCCTACTCAATAGTTTACAAGTAATTGGTGTATTTGGGATAGAATTATTCTTAACATCCGAAGGAGAACTATTAGTGAATGAAATCGCACCCCGCACCCATAATTCCGGTCATTTTAGTTTAGATGCTTGTGAAACTTCCCAATTTAAACAACATTTAAGAGCGGTGAGTGGTTTACCATTAGGCAATACCGCTTTAAACTGTAGTGGGGCGGTGATGGTGAATTTATTAGGCTTTGAAACCGCTAATAGTGACTATTCTCAAAAACGCCAAAAAATCGCTGAAATTCCTAATACTTTTATTCGTTGGTATGGAAAAACCGCCTCTCGTCCCGGTCGCAAATTAGGTCATGTAACGGTATTAATTCACACAGAAAATGATCAAAATATAGAACAAGAAGCCAAAACAATCGCCGATAAAATTGAATCGTTCTGGTACTCGTAG
- a CDS encoding DnaJ domain-containing protein produces MKSYYNFSENLTTGTTFVTVGAASGAGIYSTIGGVGLVGSFGGIGLGMMPLMGVGAVAGAATYGAFRGINQGDSIAWGAVGLGAISGVGISSVVGGMGLGFAGTGVGIGMGTLGVFGGIVGLGLYGIAQLIDAAGSGETAFQAFDRMEERILDQEFYTAALLEVLELIPEFQEEKLKQKFNDLELEDELKQLKQNIQDPQKSSAQKKTEKPNIENHTLVIRPHSPDLMWTETQRLAGHQDSIHAVAFSPDSQTLISASDDRNIHIWDVNTVKKKYTWFMPYEMYSVAISPNSEIVATGSVNGRITLWNFQTRQLNRTLLDLNFPEKNMGIITSLVFSPDHQILISGSCDKTVRLWNFKTGQSKRILNGHTDGVWSVAICSQSQFVASGSADKTIRIWNIKTYENPIVLTGHSNWVTSVLFSPDDQTLISASADNTIKVWDLKTYQLIRTLTGHSAAIFSIALSPNSQILASGSVDQTVKLWNWKTGELLQTLSGCSPVVFSPDGQRLVSGSKKGILQLWYQQLSLPELIASECYQNWWQVLGVNPKATPNQVKQAYYQLAKQYHPDYNVKSEAIAVMQRINHAYETFLNEWNQRVRSQSIK; encoded by the coding sequence ATGAAAAGCTATTATAATTTCTCTGAAAACTTAACTACTGGTACAACATTTGTTACCGTCGGTGCAGCGAGTGGGGCAGGAATTTATAGCACAATTGGTGGTGTGGGACTGGTGGGAAGTTTTGGGGGAATTGGGTTAGGAATGATGCCCTTAATGGGTGTGGGTGCGGTGGCGGGTGCTGCAACTTATGGCGCATTTAGAGGCATTAATCAAGGGGATTCTATTGCCTGGGGTGCAGTAGGATTAGGGGCAATTTCTGGGGTAGGAATTTCTTCGGTTGTGGGAGGAATGGGGTTAGGTTTTGCGGGAACAGGTGTAGGAATTGGCATGGGAACATTAGGAGTTTTTGGCGGAATTGTTGGGTTAGGATTATATGGTATTGCCCAATTAATTGATGCTGCTGGAAGCGGAGAAACAGCGTTTCAAGCCTTTGACCGGATGGAAGAACGGATTTTAGATCAGGAATTTTATACCGCCGCGTTATTAGAAGTTTTGGAACTTATTCCTGAATTTCAAGAAGAAAAATTAAAACAAAAATTCAATGATTTAGAATTAGAGGATGAATTAAAACAGCTTAAACAAAATATTCAAGATCCACAGAAATCATCTGCTCAAAAAAAAACAGAAAAACCTAATATTGAAAATCATACTCTTGTTATTCGTCCCCATTCACCAGATTTAATGTGGACAGAAACACAGCGTTTAGCCGGACATCAAGATTCAATTCATGCGGTGGCTTTTAGTCCTGATAGTCAAACTTTGATCAGTGCTAGTGATGATCGTAATATTCACATTTGGGATGTTAATACAGTTAAGAAAAAATATACTTGGTTTATGCCTTATGAGATGTATTCAGTTGCTATTAGTCCGAATTCAGAAATCGTTGCTACAGGAAGTGTTAATGGTCGAATTACCCTCTGGAATTTTCAGACTCGACAACTAAATCGAACTTTATTGGATCTAAATTTTCCCGAAAAAAATATGGGAATTATTACCTCCCTTGTATTTAGTCCCGATCATCAAATTTTAATCAGTGGAAGTTGCGATAAAACCGTTAGACTTTGGAATTTTAAAACGGGACAATCTAAACGAATTTTGAACGGACATACTGATGGAGTTTGGTCTGTAGCGATCTGTTCTCAGAGTCAATTTGTAGCCAGTGGGAGTGCTGATAAAACTATTAGAATTTGGAATATCAAAACCTATGAAAATCCTATTGTTTTAACCGGACATTCTAACTGGGTGACTTCGGTTTTATTCAGTCCTGATGATCAAACTTTAATCAGTGCGAGTGCTGACAATACAATTAAAGTCTGGGATCTTAAAACCTATCAATTAATTCGGACATTAACCGGACATTCTGCTGCTATTTTTTCTATAGCTTTGAGTCCCAATAGTCAAATTTTGGCGAGTGGAAGTGTGGATCAAACGGTTAAATTATGGAATTGGAAAACAGGGGAATTATTGCAAACGCTCTCTGGTTGTTCTCCGGTTGTGTTTAGTCCCGATGGTCAACGATTAGTTAGTGGGAGTAAAAAGGGTATTTTACAACTCTGGTATCAACAATTAAGTCTACCGGAATTAATTGCATCTGAATGTTATCAAAATTGGTGGCAAGTATTAGGAGTAAATCCCAAGGCAACACCGAATCAAGTCAAACAAGCCTATTATCAATTAGCGAAACAATATCATCCTGATTATAACGTTAAATCAGAAGCGATCGCTGTTATGCAAAGAATTAACCACGCCTATGAGACTTTTTTAAATGAATGGAATCAAAGGGTGCGATCGCAATCAATAAAATGA
- a CDS encoding type I restriction endonuclease, giving the protein MNTLSQNTANRTRNPLESWLNFSKALEPNIERILNRFEGLGYTVLLQPDIISGRHQGILRSYCNGILGDRFRQAMQRINPEVTPQQIETILHQLTATRTLPLMQHNRQWHLQLLNGIKITSANDPSQLITLKLLDFSNLFNNDWLVIYSFPVVEANYQHCLDLVIFINGLPLAVFQGLHGGHNPWALRAACVQIQEDQTRLPKFFALNELLVLSNGIQSRIGTLASQWKQFSQIHSTNGENIPFPGETEIETLILNIFDPRRFLEIIQHFIVFRQSRTKLTKKLRSHSFCTLNIPKANNMKILAYSK; this is encoded by the coding sequence ATGAATACATTATCTCAAAATACAGCCAATCGCACTAGAAATCCTCTAGAGTCGTGGCTAAACTTCTCTAAGGCTCTTGAACCCAATATAGAACGGATACTAAACAGGTTTGAGGGACTGGGCTATACTGTTTTGCTCCAACCCGATATTATCTCAGGACGACATCAGGGAATTTTGCGAAGTTATTGCAACGGTATCCTGGGTGATCGCTTTCGTCAGGCAATGCAGCGAATTAACCCAGAGGTTACACCTCAGCAGATTGAAACTATCCTTCATCAGCTAACAGCAACTCGCACCCTGCCATTAATGCAGCACAACCGTCAATGGCATCTGCAATTGTTGAATGGTATTAAAATAACTTCAGCGAACGATCCGAGTCAACTCATAACCTTGAAACTCTTGGATTTCTCCAATTTGTTCAACAACGATTGGTTGGTAATCTATTCCTTTCCTGTGGTTGAAGCCAACTATCAGCATTGCCTGGATCTAGTTATTTTTATTAATGGATTACCATTAGCCGTATTTCAAGGTCTTCATGGAGGGCACAACCCCTGGGCACTTAGAGCCGCTTGTGTACAAATTCAAGAGGATCAAACTCGCCTACCGAAGTTTTTTGCCTTGAATGAGTTACTGGTGCTTTCTAATGGAATTCAATCTCGGATTGGTACACTTGCCAGTCAATGGAAACAGTTTAGTCAAATTCACTCCACTAACGGAGAAAATATTCCTTTTCCAGGAGAAACCGAGATAGAAACATTGATTCTCAATATTTTCGATCCCCGTCGCTTTTTGGAAATTATACAACACTTTATTGTATTTCGACAAAGCCGGACAAAGTTAACCAAAAAGTTACGTTCTCATTCATTTTGTACCCTGAATATTCCTAAAGCCAATAATATGAAGATATTGGCTTACTCTAAATAA